The Klebsiella africana sequence TTTTGCTGACTGGCGGACCTGGGGTTCGCAATCGGCAGGCGCGCCTGCCGCGATCAGGGCCTGGCTGACTTTTTCTGAGAGAAGAGCCTGAATATTCACCGGAATACCTTACGTGTAATGCGCCAGCCTCCGAGGGAAGCGGCGCCATAATGTGGACAAATTAGGGCGGGAGTATACTGCATTTGTCCCCGTCCGTCAGCATTGCGCGCGGCGCGCCGGTGTGCGCAATCCATCGCCGGTCAGTTGCCCATCAGCAGGGCGGCGGTTGGTGCCCAGGCCGAAACACGGTAAATTACCTTTTCATTACTGACGAGCATCATTGACGAGCAAACCCATGGCAAACTGGCAGCAAATTGAACAACTGGCCGATATTACGGCGGATCTCCCGCGATTTTCCGAAGCGCTGCAGCGCTTCGCTGCGCGACTGGGGCTGGAGATAGCTGGCCTCGACGCCGACCATATCTCCCTGCGCTGTCATCAGAACACCACTGCGGAACGCTGGCGCTGCGGTCTGGAGCAGTGTGGCACCCTGCTGTCGGAGAATATGATCAACGGCCGGCCGATTTGCCTGTTCAAACTGGCGGAGCCGGTCTGCGTGGCGCACTGGCGCTTTCATATCGTTGAGCTGCCGTGGCCAGGTGAAAAGCGTTATCCCCATGAAGGCTGGGAGCATATTGAAATTGTCCTGCCCGGCGATCCGGCAACCTTAAATGCCCGCGCACTGGCGCTACTGGCCGATGACGGACTCAGCCAACCGGGGATCGTCGTCAAAACCAGTTCGCCGAAAGGGGAGCATGAGCGTCTGCCGAACCCCACCCTGGCGGTGACCGACGGCAGCGTGACGGTGAAATTTCATCCATGGTCGATTGAACAAATCGTTGCCAGCGAGCAAGCCGATACCTAACAGTGTGAAGCAGCGCGGCGTCTGCCGCGTGAAATCATGACATGCTGGAAAGGTTGTCTGAATCAGGGAGAGAGGAATGGCGGTACTGGAAGTGTGTTGCTACAGCATGGCGTGCGCCCGGGAGGCTGAGCGCTGCGGCGCCGATCGTATTGAGCTCTGCGCCGCGCCGCAGGAAGGGGGATTAACCCCCTCTTACGGGGTGCTGGTCTCGGTCCGCGAGGCGATTACCCTCCCGGTGCATCCGATCGTTCGCCCGCGCGGCGGCGATTTCTGCTACACCAGGGAAGAGTTCGCCGCGATGCTCAGCGACATCCGCATGGTGCGCGAGCTCGGCTTTCCCGGGCTGGTGACCGGCGTGCTGGATGCCGATGGCCAGGTCGATATCCCGCGGATGAAAAAAATAATGGCCGCGGCCGGGCCGCTGGCGGTGACCTTTCATCGCGCGTTCGATCTGTGCGCCGACCCGCGTCAGGCCTGGAAGACGCTGGGTGAGCTGGGGGTTAAACGTATCCTGACTTCCGGTCAGCAATCCTCGGCGGAGAAAGGTATTTCATTAATTACGGAACTTATTGCCGCAGGGGATACTCCAATCATTATGGCCGGTGCGGGAGTCCGCGCCGCGAACCTGCCGATGTTTCTGCAGGCGGGAGTGAAAGAGGTCCATAGCTCGGCTGGCCAGTGGTTGCCATCGGACATGCGCTTTCGTCATCCGGGCGTTTCGATGTCAGCC is a genomic window containing:
- a CDS encoding VOC family protein, whose amino-acid sequence is MANWQQIEQLADITADLPRFSEALQRFAARLGLEIAGLDADHISLRCHQNTTAERWRCGLEQCGTLLSENMINGRPICLFKLAEPVCVAHWRFHIVELPWPGEKRYPHEGWEHIEIVLPGDPATLNARALALLADDGLSQPGIVVKTSSPKGEHERLPNPTLAVTDGSVTVKFHPWSIEQIVASEQADT
- the cutC gene encoding copper homeostasis protein CutC, translated to MAVLEVCCYSMACAREAERCGADRIELCAAPQEGGLTPSYGVLVSVREAITLPVHPIVRPRGGDFCYTREEFAAMLSDIRMVRELGFPGLVTGVLDADGQVDIPRMKKIMAAAGPLAVTFHRAFDLCADPRQAWKTLGELGVKRILTSGQQSSAEKGISLITELIAAGDTPIIMAGAGVRAANLPMFLQAGVKEVHSSAGQWLPSDMRFRHPGVSMSADPDADEYRRYAVNGEAVAEMKGIISAWRS